From the genome of Ignavibacteriales bacterium, one region includes:
- a CDS encoding cation diffusion facilitator family transporter, with the protein MNSSTTASKEKKSIALTSVIAAVFLTGFKLIIGFLTGSLGILSEALHSALDLVAAVITFFAVKFSDTPPDEDHNFGHGKIENYSALVETLLLVITCVWIIYEAVRRLVSHDVKIEVTIWSFLVIVTSIVIDFSRSRALYRVAKKHDSQALEADALHFSTDIWSSSVVLIGLIGVSFNFQYADPIAALIVAIIVLSVSYRLGKRSFDALVDRAPKGLHERVEEIVKEILEVKQFHDLKVRESGPNKFVELNIHVDQNMTINQAHEISHRVEEAISNKIKNVKVMIHAEPESH; encoded by the coding sequence TTGAATTCTTCCACGACAGCTTCCAAGGAAAAAAAATCAATCGCATTGACTTCTGTTATTGCCGCCGTTTTTCTTACCGGGTTCAAACTCATTATTGGATTTCTCACCGGAAGTCTTGGTATACTCTCTGAGGCACTACATTCAGCTTTGGACTTAGTGGCAGCAGTTATAACATTTTTTGCCGTAAAATTTTCCGATACACCGCCGGATGAAGATCATAACTTCGGACATGGAAAAATTGAAAACTATTCTGCACTAGTAGAAACATTGCTCCTTGTAATTACGTGTGTTTGGATTATCTATGAAGCTGTGAGAAGACTAGTTTCGCATGACGTTAAAATAGAAGTGACCATCTGGAGTTTTTTAGTTATAGTCACATCGATCGTTATTGATTTTTCCCGCTCGCGTGCGCTTTATCGAGTGGCTAAAAAACATGACAGCCAGGCTCTTGAAGCTGATGCATTGCATTTTTCAACTGATATCTGGAGTTCATCCGTTGTCTTAATCGGCTTAATCGGAGTTTCATTCAATTTTCAATATGCCGATCCAATTGCTGCATTGATTGTTGCAATAATTGTCCTCAGTGTAAGTTATCGTCTTGGCAAAAGATCATTCGATGCGCTTGTTGATAGGGCGCCGAAAGGTCTGCATGAAAGAGTAGAAGAAATTGTGAAAGAAATTCTAGAAGTAAAACAATTCCATGATTTAAAAGTACGCGAATCCGGACCCAATAAATTTGTTGAGTTAAACATTCATGTTGATCAAAATATGACGATTAATCAAGCACACGAAATTTCCCACCGCGTTGAAGAAGCAATAAGTAATAAAATAAAAAATGTCAAAGTGATGATTCACGCCGAACCGGAAAGCCATTAA